The Lycium barbarum isolate Lr01 chromosome 12, ASM1917538v2, whole genome shotgun sequence genome includes a region encoding these proteins:
- the LOC132621899 gene encoding O-fucosyltransferase 8 isoform X2 has translation MGKQGSPRGRRVENQDLDISFGVKEHEFRSLDMQHGGYPPVGRRLSGGEFKWDKVFLAKGLKNDSAKFTPSKGVYVGKRQMWWLHRHIRSIVFTLLLMGFLYLLDSLLFSIFDPVMLRNNFSLQGSSKTEVDMVPRAVKEDPVKLYERLLNLADSSLAEREFKQESSKLWEEPYPQASSWKPCADKASPHGKPRNITGYILISANGGLNQQRVAICNAVAVASLLNATLVIPKFLYSNVWKDPSQFGDIYQEDYFMDMLKDEVNIIKELPLNLKLLDVEAAGSLITDADLSKEAKPDEYIKNILPLLLRNRVVHFLGYGNRLGFDPLPYELQRLRCKCNFHALKFVPKIQQIGSLLVRRIRKYDFARSTLDKQLLGNLIPHVPLGSNHHGAEGPSSKYLALHLRFEIDMVAYSMCEFGGGETERRELQTYREAHFPLLLERLKESKPLSPEELRMTGKCPLTPEEAALVLAGLGFKHGTYIYLAGSDIYGGQSRMQALTTLYPNLVTKENLLTSSELAPFRNFSSQLAALDFIACATSDVFAITDSGSQLSSLVSGFRTYYGGGHAPTLRPSKKRLAAILSRNKTIGWHSFEGKIRKMIDEGQRLHVRGLGRSIYRHPRCKECMCRH, from the exons ATGGGAAAACAAGGGTCTCCTAGAGGTCGTCGAGTGGAGAACCAGGATTTAGATATATCATTTGGGGTCAAAGAACATGAATTTCGAAGTTTAGATATGCAACACGGAGGTTATCCTCCTGTAGGAAGAAGGTTATCAGGGGGAGAGTTCAAATGGGACAAGGTTTTTTTAGCGAAAGGGTTGAAAAATGACTCTGCAAAGTTCACTCCTTCTAAAGGAGTGTATGTTGGGAagaggcaaatgtggtggctgcaTAGACATATTAGGTCTATAGTTTTCACATTATTGTTGATGGGCTTTCTTTACCTTTTGGATTCTCTTCTGTTCTCGATTTTTGACCCCGTGATGCTTCGGAATAATTTTTCTTTACAAGGTTCCAGTAAGACCGAG GTGGATATGGTTCCCAGGGCAGTAAAAGAAGATCCGGTAAAGCTGTATGAAAGGCTTCTAAATCTAGCTGATTCTTCTCTTGCAGAG AGGGAGTTTAAGCAAGAGTCATCAAAGTTATGGGAGGAGCCATATCCTCAGGCATCATCTTGGAAGCCTTGTGCAGATAAAGCTAGTCCACATG GGAAACCTAGAAACATCACTGGTTATATATTAATCAGCGCAAATGGAGGACTAAATCAACAAAGAGTTGCT ATCTGCAATGCCGTCGCTGTTGCATCTCTCCTAAATGCCACTTTGGTCATTCCCAAGTTTCTTTATAGCAATGTCTGGAAGGATCCTAG CCAGTTTGGGGATATATATCAAGAAGACTATTTCATGGATATGTTGAAGGATGAAGTTAATATCATAAAGGAACTCCCTCTTAATCTAAAACTACTAGATGTGGAAGCAGCTGGAAGTCTT ATAACTGATGCAGATCTTTCAAAGGAGGCTAAACCTGATGAATACATTAAAAATATACTTCCCCTCCTCTTACGCAATCGAGTTGTTCACTTTCTAGGATATGGAAATAGACTCGGCTTTGACCCGTTGCCTTATGAACTTCAG AGACTAAGGTGCAAGTGCAACTTCCATGCTTTAAAATTTGTGCCAAAGATTCAACAAATAGGTTCTTTACTGGTTAGGCGGATTCGAAAATATGATTTTGCAAGGAGCACATTGGATAAGCAACTTCTTGGAAATTTAATCCCACATGTTCCCTTGGGGTCTAACCATCATGGAGCAGAAGGCCCTTCTTCCAAGTACCTTGCTTTGCATTTGAGGTTTGAGATTGATATGGTGGCCTACTCAATGTGTGAGTTTGGTGGTGGAGAAACTGAGAGAAGGGAACTGCAAACTTATCGAGAAGCCCATTTTCCTTTACTCCTTGAGCGTCTAAAGGAATCAAA GCCTCTTTCTCCGGAGGAGCTAAGAATGACAGGGAAATGTCCATTGACACCAGAAGAAGCAGCATTGGTTCTCGCTGGCCTCGGTTTCAAACATGGAACATACATCTATCTTGCTGGATCTGACATATATGGAGGTCAATCAAGGATGCAAGCTTTAACTACCCTCTACCCAAACCTAGTGACCAAGGAAAATCTTCTCACGTCAAGTGAACTAGCACCGTTTAGAAACTTCTCTTCTCAA CTTGCAGCATTAGACTTCATAGCATGTGCAACATCTGATGTATTTGCCATAACGGACTCAGGAAGTCAGCTATCATCCCTCGTGTCAGGGTTCAGAACATATTATGGTGGTGGTCATGCTCCCACATTGAGGCCTAGCAAGAAGAGGCTTGCTGCAATTTTGTCAAGAAATAAAACCATAGGATGGCACAGTTTTGAGGGGAAGATAAGAAAGATGATTGATGAAGGTCAGAGACTGCACGTACGAGGTTTGGGACGTAGCATTTATCGACACCCCAGATGCAAAGAGTGCATGTGCAGGCATTAA
- the LOC132621899 gene encoding O-fucosyltransferase 8 isoform X1 has translation MGKQGSPRGRRVENQDLDISFGVKEHEFRSLDMQHGGYPPVGRRLSGGEFKWDKVFLAKGLKNDSAKFTPSKGVYVGKRQMWWLHRHIRSIVFTLLLMGFLYLLDSLLFSIFDPVMLRNNFSLQGSSKTEVDMVPRAVKEDPVKLYERLLNLADSSLAEREFKQESSKLWEEPYPQASSWKPCADKASPHVVRAGKPRNITGYILISANGGLNQQRVAICNAVAVASLLNATLVIPKFLYSNVWKDPSQFGDIYQEDYFMDMLKDEVNIIKELPLNLKLLDVEAAGSLITDADLSKEAKPDEYIKNILPLLLRNRVVHFLGYGNRLGFDPLPYELQRLRCKCNFHALKFVPKIQQIGSLLVRRIRKYDFARSTLDKQLLGNLIPHVPLGSNHHGAEGPSSKYLALHLRFEIDMVAYSMCEFGGGETERRELQTYREAHFPLLLERLKESKPLSPEELRMTGKCPLTPEEAALVLAGLGFKHGTYIYLAGSDIYGGQSRMQALTTLYPNLVTKENLLTSSELAPFRNFSSQLAALDFIACATSDVFAITDSGSQLSSLVSGFRTYYGGGHAPTLRPSKKRLAAILSRNKTIGWHSFEGKIRKMIDEGQRLHVRGLGRSIYRHPRCKECMCRH, from the exons ATGGGAAAACAAGGGTCTCCTAGAGGTCGTCGAGTGGAGAACCAGGATTTAGATATATCATTTGGGGTCAAAGAACATGAATTTCGAAGTTTAGATATGCAACACGGAGGTTATCCTCCTGTAGGAAGAAGGTTATCAGGGGGAGAGTTCAAATGGGACAAGGTTTTTTTAGCGAAAGGGTTGAAAAATGACTCTGCAAAGTTCACTCCTTCTAAAGGAGTGTATGTTGGGAagaggcaaatgtggtggctgcaTAGACATATTAGGTCTATAGTTTTCACATTATTGTTGATGGGCTTTCTTTACCTTTTGGATTCTCTTCTGTTCTCGATTTTTGACCCCGTGATGCTTCGGAATAATTTTTCTTTACAAGGTTCCAGTAAGACCGAG GTGGATATGGTTCCCAGGGCAGTAAAAGAAGATCCGGTAAAGCTGTATGAAAGGCTTCTAAATCTAGCTGATTCTTCTCTTGCAGAG AGGGAGTTTAAGCAAGAGTCATCAAAGTTATGGGAGGAGCCATATCCTCAGGCATCATCTTGGAAGCCTTGTGCAGATAAAGCTAGTCCACATG TTGTCAGGGCAGGGAAACCTAGAAACATCACTGGTTATATATTAATCAGCGCAAATGGAGGACTAAATCAACAAAGAGTTGCT ATCTGCAATGCCGTCGCTGTTGCATCTCTCCTAAATGCCACTTTGGTCATTCCCAAGTTTCTTTATAGCAATGTCTGGAAGGATCCTAG CCAGTTTGGGGATATATATCAAGAAGACTATTTCATGGATATGTTGAAGGATGAAGTTAATATCATAAAGGAACTCCCTCTTAATCTAAAACTACTAGATGTGGAAGCAGCTGGAAGTCTT ATAACTGATGCAGATCTTTCAAAGGAGGCTAAACCTGATGAATACATTAAAAATATACTTCCCCTCCTCTTACGCAATCGAGTTGTTCACTTTCTAGGATATGGAAATAGACTCGGCTTTGACCCGTTGCCTTATGAACTTCAG AGACTAAGGTGCAAGTGCAACTTCCATGCTTTAAAATTTGTGCCAAAGATTCAACAAATAGGTTCTTTACTGGTTAGGCGGATTCGAAAATATGATTTTGCAAGGAGCACATTGGATAAGCAACTTCTTGGAAATTTAATCCCACATGTTCCCTTGGGGTCTAACCATCATGGAGCAGAAGGCCCTTCTTCCAAGTACCTTGCTTTGCATTTGAGGTTTGAGATTGATATGGTGGCCTACTCAATGTGTGAGTTTGGTGGTGGAGAAACTGAGAGAAGGGAACTGCAAACTTATCGAGAAGCCCATTTTCCTTTACTCCTTGAGCGTCTAAAGGAATCAAA GCCTCTTTCTCCGGAGGAGCTAAGAATGACAGGGAAATGTCCATTGACACCAGAAGAAGCAGCATTGGTTCTCGCTGGCCTCGGTTTCAAACATGGAACATACATCTATCTTGCTGGATCTGACATATATGGAGGTCAATCAAGGATGCAAGCTTTAACTACCCTCTACCCAAACCTAGTGACCAAGGAAAATCTTCTCACGTCAAGTGAACTAGCACCGTTTAGAAACTTCTCTTCTCAA CTTGCAGCATTAGACTTCATAGCATGTGCAACATCTGATGTATTTGCCATAACGGACTCAGGAAGTCAGCTATCATCCCTCGTGTCAGGGTTCAGAACATATTATGGTGGTGGTCATGCTCCCACATTGAGGCCTAGCAAGAAGAGGCTTGCTGCAATTTTGTCAAGAAATAAAACCATAGGATGGCACAGTTTTGAGGGGAAGATAAGAAAGATGATTGATGAAGGTCAGAGACTGCACGTACGAGGTTTGGGACGTAGCATTTATCGACACCCCAGATGCAAAGAGTGCATGTGCAGGCATTAA